TAAACCAAACCCGGCGTGAGGTACAGTACCGAAACGCCGCAAGTCTAAATACCACCACAAATCTTCGGGTTTCATTCCTTGCGCTATCACCCGCCGTTCTAGCACATCTAAACGTTCTTCTCTTTGAGAACCGCCGATAATTTCTCCAATTTTAGGTGCGAGAATATCCATTGCGCGGACTGTTTTTTCATCGTCACTCAAACGCATATAAAAAGCTTTAATTTGCGCTGGATAATCTGTCACAATTACTGGCTTTTTAAACAATTGCTCTGCAAGATAGCGCTCATGTTCTGATTGTAAATCTAAGCCCCAATTCACAGGATAATCAAACTTAACATCAGCTTTTTCTAACAGCTTGATGGCATCTGTATAAGTCAGGCGCTCAAATTGATTGTTAATAATATTTTCGGCTGTAGCCAAAACAGTATCATCAATGCGTTGGTTGAAAAATTCCATGTCTTCGGGGCATTTTTCTAACACATAATTAAAAATATGTTTGAGAAATGCTTCAGCTAAATCCATATCACCTTCTAAATCGCAAAATGCCATTTCTGGTTCAACCATCCAAAATTCTGCAAGGTGACGGGAGGTATTAGAATTTTCTGCACGGAAGGTGGGGCCAAAGGTGTAGACGTTAGAAAAAGCCATCGCCATAACTTCTGCTTCTAACTGGCCACTAACTGTTAAATAAGTGGGTTTAGTAAAAAAGTCTTGGGTATAATCTACAGCTTGGTTGTCAGTGCGGGGAATATTTTTGAGATCTAAACTAGTAACGCTAAATAGTTCACCTGCACCTTCGCAATCACTGGCGGTGATAATGGGGGTGTGTACCCACAAAAAGCCACGTTCTTGGAAGAATTGGTGAATTGCTGTTGAACAAGCATTTCTGACACGGAAAACTGCGCCGAAGGAGTTGGTGCGCGATCGCAAATGTCCAATAGTACGCAAAAATTCAAATGAGTGGCGTTTCTTCTGCAAAGGATATGTTTCGGGATCAGCTTCACCGTAGACTTTCACCGCCTCGGCTTTCAATTCAATACGCTGTCCCTTTCCTTGAGAAGCCACTAGTACGCCATTAACTTCAACTGACGCACCTGTGTTCAGTTTTTTCAAAATTGCCTCAAAGTCAGGCAAATCCTGATGGATGACAACTTGCAAATTCGCTAGTGATGAACCGTCATTGACTTCAATAAAAGCAAATCCTTTCAAGTCACGCTTTGTTCTTACCCAGCCTTGAACTACAAGAGACTCATCAGGTTGACCACTTCGCAATATTTCTGCAATTTGTCGATTTACCATATTTACCCAGCACAGGATTTTAATATCCAGCCTATGATAACGCCCATTCCACCAAAGCGGATGGCTTGCCAGAAAGGTTTTTTCAGACTACGCCAAGAAAATAACCGACTTTCTAAATTAATTTCTAGCAATTCCAATTGCTTTTGAATTTGCTGTAACTCAGCTTTGATTTCTGGTGTTTGAGGTTTATTTTGTTTTAATTCTTGCTGACGTTGTTGCCATTCTGCCTTTTGCTCTTGATCGCTCTTGATTTGAGTGTATCGTTCTTTGATGGAGATCAGCGATCGCTCTACTTCTGCTAATTCTTGCTCAAAATCTGGTGATTGATTTTCTTCAGACGAAGAATTATGTGACTTTCTCGGCGGCTTCATTGACTGGTAGTAAATTAAGATTGATGTAATGCCAATAGTTAAAAGTTACTAGTCAATCCCCAAATTTATAAATATGGAATCTCTTCATCCTCCGCACTTAGAACTCAGCACCCTAGAACTAGCGCAAGCCCTCATGGAAAGACTCACCATCTCTCCTAACGATTGGCATCGCCTCAAGTCTAACCGCAATTCTCGCGCTAGTGAACAAGCCGCGGCGGCTCTTGTATTTCTCCTCAAAAACCAACCACAAGAAGCCCTCGCCCGCTTAGAACAAGCCACAGGCTGGCTAGATAAATCAATATCTGCACCCCCATGTCCCACACATGGACAGAAGAAAATGGGAAGTTAAAAGTTGGCGTTGCATAATAGAGGGATGAATTGAGGTAATCTACTGTGCAATGTCCATACTGTGAGTCTACGGAAATTAGAAAGAATGGAAAACGGAGAGGTAAACAAAATCACATCTGTACTAACTGCGATCGCCAATTTATTGATGTGTACGATCCGCCAAAAGGATACTCAGAGGAACTTAAACAAGAATGTTTAAAAATGTATCTTAATGGGATGGGTTTTCGTGGGATTGAACGTGTTAAAGGTGTACATCATACTACTATAATCTCTTGGGTAAAACAAAGAGGAGAAAAGCTGCCAGACGTACCCCAAGAAGATGCTGTACCAGAAGTTGGAGAACTAGATGAATTAGAGACATTCATAGGTTCAAAAAAAACAAAATCTGGTTGTGGACAGCAGTAAATCACTTTACTCAAGGTATTTTAGCCTGGGTCTTAGGAGACCATAGTGCGGAAACATTCGAGCCATTATGGGAAATTGTGAAACAGTGGGAAAGCTATTTTTATGTGACCGATGGCTGGAAAGTTTACCCCAGTTTTATACCAGATGGAGACCAAATTGTGAGTAAAACATATATGACGCGAGTAGAAAATGAAAATACCCGATTACGTCATTATCTTGCACGCCTTCACAGAAAAACTTTATGCTATTCCAAATCAGAACAAATGCTGAGACACTCAATTAAATTATTACTTCATTATTTGAAGTATCAAATTGTACCTATATAAATTAATTCATCCCTTTATTCAGCAACGCCTAAAAGTTAAAAGTTAAAAGGTAAAAGTAAAAAGAATAGAAACTTTTGCCTTTTGCCTTTTTATTTTTTACTTGTTATCGCCTCAAAGATAACCGGGGGCGATTTTCCATCTGTTTACACAATCTTAATTCTGTACCTTTGCGGCTCCATTGTACCTGATCAAAAATTTGATGCAGGAGACATAAACCTCGACCACTTTCTGAATCATCAGATGGTAAATAATCTGTAGGATCTTCTTCAGAACTTGGTTCTGGCTTAAAGCCTTGGCCTTGGTCTGATATCACCCACCAATACTGATTATCTATTAAAGAAAAACGGACTACAACTCTTTTACTGGGATCAAGATTATTACCATGTTTTGCGGCATTTACTAAGGCTTCTTGGAGTCCTAGCCGCAATTCTGCTTGTAATTTAGCTGGAATTTCTGCCAGCAGTAAATCTAATATGGGACAAAGATAGAGAGTAGAGGCAAAACTAAGAGTGCCCCAATAACGTCCAACCGGACGGAGCGAAATACTAATCACAAGAGAAACCCCATAGCTTTCAGTTAGCTAGACATCAGTTTGCTTGTACGCGCACCCTGACAAAATTGGAGGTGGTCATGCTGCCTTCAAACTTGCGTCTTTTATACTAAGTTTTGAAAATGCTAGGGAGCATTTACTCTGTTTATGAAATTCGATTGTTGATACATAAAACGGCTTTTAAAAACTGCTATTGCAGTCAGCAACTTAGAATTTGCTGAAAATTTTTTAGAAGTATTAGGATGATGTTTGTATTGCCGATTTGTATGTCAGACAACCTTATTCATAATTAATGAGAGTCTATGCAACGTTAGTTGTTTTAACAAAATCATTTCTATTTTCAGGTTAATACGATTTTAGCATTGTTACTATGCAAGAGACTACAAATTTGCAATTTAAGATTTTGATAAAGAGTTAGTACTCTTATTTAAATGTCATAACACAAGAAAGGCAGCAGCTTCTACATGAGATGTTTGTGGGAAAAAATCAGCAGGTTGTACACGTGTAAGTGTATATACGCCTCCTTGACATAACAATTTCAGATCACGAGCAAGTGTAGCTACTTTGCAGCTGACGTAAACGATGCGTGCAGGTTTCGATCGCAGTAATGAATCGATGACAGAGCGATCGCATCCTTTACGTGGCGGATCTAGTATGACCACATTCGGTATTATTCCCATTTGCGGCAGTAAATTCTCTACCGCACCGACTTGGAATGTAACATTATGTATACTGTTGCGCTCGGCGTTCAAAATTGCCTGTTCTACTGCTTGGGCTTGCACTTCCAAACCCACTGCTTGACGCACTTGCTTGGCTAGAGGCAGAGTTAAGGTACCAATCCCACAATAAGCGTCAACTAGCACTTCATCCCCTTGGAGGTTCAATTCTGATTGAATTACCTCTAACAGTGCTTCGGCTGTTTCCGTAGAAACTTGGAAAAATGTATCTGGGCGAATTTGAAATTCTAAGTCGGCAAATTTTTCTTTGAGATAGGGAACACCTGCAATAGTGCGAGTTTCTGTCCCAAAAATGGCATTTGTCCGTTCAGGGTTGCGATTTAAAGCAATTCCCACTAATTGGGGATATCGCTGCAACCACTCCTCGGCTTGTTCGGTAATTTTCGGTAAATTCCACTCATTAACTACCAAAGTTAACAAAATTTCACCAGTTCGACGGCCAATACGTAAACCTAAATGACGAATTTGTCCTTTGTGTCGTTGTTCATCATAAATTTTCCAGCCGCGTCTTTGAATATCTTGCTTAATTTCAGCAAGTAATGGATTTAATCGAGAATCTTGGACAGGGCATTGATTTAAGTTAACTAAATGATGACTACCCTTTTGGTAATATCCCGCTTGTACTTGTCCTGTCGCAGAAACACTGAAAGGATATGTAGATTTATTGCGGTATCCCAAAGGCGATAAGGCTGTCAAGACGGGATCTACTGATGGTGCAGTAAAACCACCGATGCGCTGCAAAGCTTGAATAACTTGATTACGCTTGGCTTCTAATTGATATTCATAATTAATATGCTGCCACTGACAACCACCGCACTTATCAGCCACAATGCAACTCGGTCGAATGCGGTGTGAGGATGGGTGCAATAGCTGTATGAGTTTGCCATGAGCATATTTAGGCTTGACATGTAATAAGCGTACCTGGACGCGATCGCCTGGTACAGTATCTGGTACGAATACCACACGATCCTCGTAGCGACCGACACCATCACCAGTATCAGTGAGATCGGCGATCGCAATTTCAATTAATTCACCTTGTTTCCAAATATTAGTCATTGGTCAATAGTCAATAGTCATTTGTCAAAAATTATTCTCTCCTGCACCCTTACACCCCTGCTTCCCTTCTGTACCTCCAACTCGTTAAACTAGCAAATAATATTTATCGTGATTACAATAATCATGACTGTAATTAGCCAAGTTATTCTCAAAGCTGACGACGAACTGCGTTACCCCAGCAGTGGCGAACTCAAAAGTATCAAAGAATTTTTGCAAACAGGCGAGCAACGGACGCGCATTGCTGCGACCTTAGCCGAAAACGAAAAAAAGATAGTTCAGGAAGCAACCAAACAACTTTGGCAAAAACGTCCTGATTTTATCGCACCTGGTGGCAATGCTTACGGTGAACGCCAACGCGCTCTGTGCATCCGTGACTTTGGATGGTATCTACGCCTGATTACCTATGGCGTACTTGCTGGTGACAAAGAACCAATTGAAAAAATTGGTTTAATTGGTGTGCGCGAAATGTACAATTCTCTGGGTGTTCCTGTCCCTGGAATGGTAGAAGCCATCAATTCTTTGAAAAAAGCCTCCCTCGACCTACTAAGTGCAGAAGACGCAGGAGCAGCATCACCATACTTTGATTACATCATTCAAGCGATGTCATAATCCAAAGTTAGTTTTGCTTCTTTAGATGTGCCTTCCGGTCTCTTAAAGTGAGTGCAAAGTCTTAGCACTCAAAGATAAGATCTCTAATTTGATCATACTCTCCCCACATTTGGTAGTGGCTTTGGCCGTCTCTGTGTCAAGTTACCAACCAACTGTGGGGAAATTTTGTTTATTGGTCAATGGTCAATAGTCATTTGTCAAAAGGCAGGAAGCAGAAGCCTGAAGAATCAAGTTTCATAATTCATGCTACCCTTCTCCTGTCGGAGACGCTACGCGTAGCTTGCTTCCCCGTAGGAGTACGGGAACGCCGAGGGCGAACACACTTCAGACTTTTTGAGATACAAAAAGCCGACAGTTTTTCATCAAAGCTGTCGGCGATTAGTGTGTTCCCTATTAATGACTCGGCTAGAGTTCA
This window of the Nostoc sp. HK-01 genome carries:
- a CDS encoding IS1 transposase, with the translated sequence MQCPYCESTEIRKNGKRRGKQNHICTNCDRQFIDVYDPPKGYSEELKQECLKMYLNGMGFRGIERVKGVHHTTIISWVKQRGEKLPDVPQEDAVPEVGELDELETFIGSKKTKSGCGQQ
- a CDS encoding 23S rRNA methyltransferase/RumA — translated: MTNIWKQGELIEIAIADLTDTGDGVGRYEDRVVFVPDTVPGDRVQVRLLHVKPKYAHGKLIQLLHPSSHRIRPSCIVADKCGGCQWQHINYEYQLEAKRNQVIQALQRIGGFTAPSVDPVLTALSPLGYRNKSTYPFSVSATGQVQAGYYQKGSHHLVNLNQCPVQDSRLNPLLAEIKQDIQRRGWKIYDEQRHKGQIRHLGLRIGRRTGEILLTLVVNEWNLPKITEQAEEWLQRYPQLVGIALNRNPERTNAIFGTETRTIAGVPYLKEKFADLEFQIRPDTFFQVSTETAEALLEVIQSELNLQGDEVLVDAYCGIGTLTLPLAKQVRQAVGLEVQAQAVEQAILNAERNSIHNVTFQVGAVENLLPQMGIIPNVVILDPPRKGCDRSVIDSLLRSKPARIVYVSCKVATLARDLKLLCQGGVYTLTRVQPADFFPQTSHVEAAAFLVL
- a CDS encoding asparaginyl-tRNA synthetase: MVNRQIAEILRSGQPDESLVVQGWVRTKRDLKGFAFIEVNDGSSLANLQVVIHQDLPDFEAILKKLNTGASVEVNGVLVASQGKGQRIELKAEAVKVYGEADPETYPLQKKRHSFEFLRTIGHLRSRTNSFGAVFRVRNACSTAIHQFFQERGFLWVHTPIITASDCEGAGELFSVTSLDLKNIPRTDNQAVDYTQDFFTKPTYLTVSGQLEAEVMAMAFSNVYTFGPTFRAENSNTSRHLAEFWMVEPEMAFCDLEGDMDLAEAFLKHIFNYVLEKCPEDMEFFNQRIDDTVLATAENIINNQFERLTYTDAIKLLEKADVKFDYPVNWGLDLQSEHERYLAEQLFKKPVIVTDYPAQIKAFYMRLSDDEKTVRAMDILAPKIGEIIGGSQREERLDVLERRVIAQGMKPEDLWWYLDLRRFGTVPHAGFGLGFERLVQFMTGMGNIRDVIPFPRTPQNAEF
- a CDS encoding phycobilisome protein — encoded protein: MTVISQVILKADDELRYPSSGELKSIKEFLQTGEQRTRIAATLAENEKKIVQEATKQLWQKRPDFIAPGGNAYGERQRALCIRDFGWYLRLITYGVLAGDKEPIEKIGLIGVREMYNSLGVPVPGMVEAINSLKKASLDLLSAEDAGAASPYFDYIIQAMS
- a CDS encoding putative anti-sigma regulatory factor, with product MISISLRPVGRYWGTLSFASTLYLCPILDLLLAEIPAKLQAELRLGLQEALVNAAKHGNNLDPSKRVVVRFSLIDNQYWWVISDQGQGFKPEPSSEEDPTDYLPSDDSESGRGLCLLHQIFDQVQWSRKGTELRLCKQMENRPRLSLRR
- a CDS encoding IS1 transposase, translating into MWTAVNHFTQGILAWVLGDHSAETFEPLWEIVKQWESYFYVTDGWKVYPSFIPDGDQIVSKTYMTRVENENTRLRHYLARLHRKTLCYSKSEQMLRHSIKLLLHYLKYQIVPI